One Prinia subflava isolate CZ2003 ecotype Zambia chromosome 9, Cam_Psub_1.2, whole genome shotgun sequence DNA segment encodes these proteins:
- the LOC134554975 gene encoding C-type lectin domain family 2 member D2-like isoform X2, giving the protein MSLLRAGRERRREQVVQRKGERKRDKAGAVEGGGDGHGAGGHFVLQLCVVKRRTVKSVQEKRRRMTGVKIADNLDSFDLPELQMSRRQTAPWRLGSRKIHVCLCHQRGCEAVPEADLQKAFSALLMSREQGAVCSQQRDAGCELEESELCSDHGVVQELLHLQEGPAAGVPHLPGVQEATCHEQGDATCECAVSGGVENEFCTSDGSVREPLGPQGTSTAGNGHRRILRRFPGKRFRCRAVPVLVLVVLVLLVLALAVALAVQSAPQLPVTPATPQCCPSGWVGYNEVCYYFSRDSSTWEQGQELCSELGASLAVVKDEDLGLLFRLRGNVDYWLGLRRRGQRLHWGDGSNFSSWVHVLGDSECVYLADNKFVSQICSNERPYLCSKAQAPL; this is encoded by the exons ATGTCTTTGCTgcgagctggcagggagaggaggagggagcaagTGGTAcaaaggaaaggggagagaaagagggacaaGGCTGGAGCGGTGGAAGGCGGCGGGGATGGCCATGGGGCAGGCGGgcattttgttttgcagctgtGTGTGGTGAAAAGAAGAACTGTCAAATCCGtccaggaaaagagaagacGAATGACAGGTGTAAAAATCGCCGATAATTTGGATTCATTTGATCTGCCTGAACTTCAAATGTCCCGCCGGCAGACAGCGCCCTGGCGGCTAGGGTCCCGAAAAATCCACGTCTGCt TGTGCCACCAGCGTGGGTGTGAAGCTGTTCCCGAGGCCGATCTCCAAAAGGCTTTTTCAGCACTCCTGATGTCTCGGGAGCAAGGGGCTGTTTGTTCCCAGCAGAGAGATGCCGGctgtgagctggaggagagTGAATTGTGCTCCGATCATGGAGTTGTGCAGGAGCTCCTGCATCTCCAGGAGGGACCAGCAGCTGGGGTTCCACACTTGCCTGGGGTGCAAGAAGCCACTTGTCATGAGCAGGGGGATGCCACTTGTGAGTGTGCAGTGAGTGGAGGTGTGGAAAATGAATTCTGCACCAGTGATGGAAGTGTGAGGGAGCCCCTGGGTCCCCAGGGAACATCAACAGCCGGCAATGGACACAGAAGGATCCTCAGAAGATTCCCAG gcaaGCGGTTCAggtgccgtgccgtgcccgtGTTGGTGCTGGTTGTGCTCGTGTTGCTGGTGCTGGCTTTGGCGGtggccttggctgtgcagtcag ccccacagcttcCAGTCACACCTGCGACTCCACAGTGCTGTCCCTCTGGCTGGGTTGGCTACAATGAGGTCTGCTACTACTTCTCCAGGGATTCCAGCACCTGGGAGCAGGGTCAGGAACTGTGCTCCGAGCTCGGGGCCTCCCTGGCCGTTGTCAAGGATGAGGACCtg ggtttgctctTCCGCCTCCGCGGGAACGTCGATTACTGGCTCGGGCTGCGCAGACGGGGCCAGCGCCTGCACTGGGGGGACGGCAGcaacttcagctcctg GGTTCATGTCCTCGGCGATTCCGAGTGTGTGTACCTGGCTGACAATAAATTTGTGAGTCAGATCTGCTCCAATGAGCGGCCGTATCTGTGCAGCAAGGCCCAAGCTCCCCTGTGA
- the LOC134554980 gene encoding C-type lectin domain family 2 member D2-like isoform X1 translates to MSLSVCHQRGCEAVPETDLRKAFPALLMSREQGAVCSQQRDASCDLEESELCSHHGVVKELLHLQEEPAAGVPHLPGVQEATCHEQGDATCECAVSGGVENEFCTSDGSVREPLGPKGMSAPGNTHRRILRRFPGKRFRCRAVPVLVLVVLVLLVLALAVALAVQSASQLPVTPVTPQCCPSGWVGYNGVCYYFSRDSSTWEQGQERCSELGASLAIVKDEDLGLLFRLRGNVDYWLGLRRRGQRLHWGDGSNFSSCSAGRPQQSRTCGRTVADQRAPHLMYSTPDPTTVHNVHFIYKIVPIPTTYINMSVLL, encoded by the exons ATGTCCCTTTCAGTGTGCCACCAGCGTGGCTGTGAAGCTGTTCCCGAGACCGATCTCCGAAAGGCTTTTCCAGCACTCCTGATGTCTCGGGAACAAGGGGCTGTTTGTTCCCAGCAGAGAGATGCCAGCTGTGACCTGGAGGAGAGTGAATTGTGCTCCCATCATGGAGTTGTGAAGGAGCTCCTGCATCTCCAAGAGGAACCAGCAGCTGGGGTTCCACACTTGCCTGGGGTGCAAGAAGCCACTTGTCATGAGCAGGGGGATGCCACTTGTGAGTGTGCAGTGAGTGGAGGTGTGGAAAATGAATTCTGCACCAGTGATGGGAGTGTGAGGGAGCCCCTGGGTCCCAAGGGCATGTCAGCACCTGGCAATACCCACAGAAGGATCCTCAGAAGATTCCCGG gcaaGCGGTTCAggtgccgtgccgtgcccgtGTTGGTGCTGGTTGTGCTCGTGTTGCTGGTGCTGGCTTTGGCGGtggccttggctgtgcagtcag CCTCACAGCTTCCAGTCACACCTGTGACTCCGCAGTGCTGTCCCTCTGGCTGGGTTGGGTACAATGGGGTCTGCTACTACTTCTCCAGGGATTCCAGCACCTGGGAGCAGGGTCAGGAACGGTGCTCCGAGCTCGGGGCCTCCCTGGCCATTGTCAAGGATGAGGACCtg ggtttgctctTCCGCCTCCGCGGGAACGTCGATTACTGGCTGGGGCTGCGCAGACGGGGCCAGCGCCTGCACTGGGGGGACGGCAGcaacttcagctcctg ctctgcagggcgtccccagcagagcaggacatgcggcAGGACTGTggcagatcagagagccccgcaccttatgtacagtacccctgacccaaccaccgtccacaacgtacattttatttacaaaattgtaccaatacctactacctatatTAACATGTCtgttctactctaa
- the LOC134554980 gene encoding C-type lectin domain family 2 member D11-like isoform X6, which yields MQESSRHEQGDATCECAESEAVENELCTSDESVREPLGSLATSAPGSVHRRILRGFPGKRFRCRAVPVLVLVVLVLLVLALAVALAVQSASQLPVTPVTPQCCPSGWVGYNGVCYYFSRDSSTWEQGQERCSELGASLAIVKDEDLGLLFRLRGNVDYWLGLRRRGQRLHWGDGSNFSSCSAGRPQQSRTCGRTVADQRAPHLMYSTPDPTTVHNVHFIYKIVPIPTTYINMSVLL from the exons ATGCAAGAATCCTCTCGTCATGAGCAGGGGGATGCCACTTGTGAGTGTGCAGAGAGTGAAGCTGTGGAGAATGAATTGTGCACCAGTGATGAGAGTGTGAGGGAGCCCCTGGGTTCCCTGGCAACATCAGCACCCGGCAGTGTACACAGAAGGATCCTCAGAGGATTCCCGG gcaaGCGGTTCAggtgccgtgccgtgcccgtGTTGGTGCTGGTTGTGCTCGTGTTGCTGGTGCTGGCTTTGGCGGtggccttggctgtgcagtcag CCTCACAGCTTCCAGTCACACCTGTGACTCCGCAGTGCTGTCCCTCTGGCTGGGTTGGGTACAATGGGGTCTGCTACTACTTCTCCAGGGATTCCAGCACCTGGGAGCAGGGTCAGGAACGGTGCTCCGAGCTCGGGGCCTCCCTGGCCATTGTCAAGGATGAGGACCtg ggtttgctctTCCGCCTCCGCGGGAACGTCGATTACTGGCTGGGGCTGCGCAGACGGGGCCAGCGCCTGCACTGGGGGGACGGCAGcaacttcagctcctg ctctgcagggcgtccccagcagagcaggacatgcggcAGGACTGTggcagatcagagagccccgcaccttatgtacagtacccctgacccaaccaccgtccacaacgtacattttatttacaaaattgtaccaatacctactacctatatTAACATGTCtgttctactctaa
- the LOC134554987 gene encoding early activation antigen CD69-like isoform X1, translating into MSLSGCHQRGCEAVPEADLRKAFSALLMSREQGAVCCQQRDAGCELEESELCSHHGVVKELLHLQEGPAAGVPHLPGVQEATCHEQGDATCECAGTEAVENGLCTSDGSVREPLGAQGTAATGKRFRCRAVPVLVLVVLVLLVLALAVALAVQSAPQLPVTPATPLLVLGPHPVWVGSNGLCYYFSKDSSTWKQGQERCSELGASLAIVKDEDLGLLFRLRGNVDYWLGLRRRGQRLHWGDGSNFSSWVHVLGDSECLYLTDNKFVSQSCSNERPYLCSKAQAPL; encoded by the exons ATGTCCCTTTCAGGGTGCCACCAGCGCGGCTGTGAAGCTGTTCCCGAGGCCGACCTCCGAAAAGCTTTTTCAGCACTCCTGATGTCTCGGGAGCAAGGGGCTGTTTGTTGCCAGCAGAGAGATGCCGGctgtgagctggaggagagTGAATTGTGCTCCCATCATGGAGTTGTGAAGGAGCTCCTGCATCTCCAGGAGGGACCAGCAGCTGGGGTTCCACACTTGCCTGGAGTGCAAGAAGCCACTTGTCATGAGCAGGGGGATGCCACTTGTGAGTGTGCAGGGACTGAAGCTGTGGAGAATGGATTGTGCACCAGTGATGGGAGTGTGAGGGAGCCCCTGGgtgctcagggcacagcagcaacTG gcaaGCGGTTCAggtgccgtgccgtgcccgtGTTGGTGCTGGTTGTGCTCGTGTTGCTGGTGCTGGCTTTGGCGGtggccttggctgtgcagtcag ccccacagcttcCAGTCACACCTGCGACTCCGCTCTTGGTTCTGGGCCCTCACCCTGTCTGGGTTGGCTCCAATGGGCTCTGCTACTACTTCTCCAAGGATTCCAGCACCTGGAAGCAGGGTCAGGAACGGTGCTCCGAGCTCGGGGCCTCCCTGGCCATTGTCAAGGATGAGGACCtg ggtttgctctTCCGCCTCCGCGGGAACGTCGATTACTGGCTCGGGCTGCGCAGACGGGGCCAGCGCCTGCACTGGGGGGACGGCAGcaacttcagctcctg GGTTCATGTCCTCGGTGATTCCGAGTGTCTGTACCTGACTGACAATAAATTTGTGAGTCAGAGCTGCTCTAATGAGCGGCCGTATCTGTGCAGCAAGGCCCAAGCTCCCCTGTGA
- the LOC134554980 gene encoding C-type lectin domain family 2 member D11-like isoform X3, translating into MSLSVCHQRGCEAVPETDLRKAFPALLMSREQGAVCSQQRDASCDLEESELCSHHGVVKELLHLQEEPAAGVPHLPGVQEATCHEQGDATCECAVSGGVENEFCTSDGSVREPLGPKGMSAPGNTHRRILRRFPGKRFRCRAVPVLVLVVLVLLVLALAVALAVQSASQLPVTPVTPQCCPSGWVGYNGVCYYFSRDSSTWEQGQERCSELGASLAIVKDEDLGLLFRLRGNVDYWLGLRRRGQRLHWGDGSNFSSWEV; encoded by the exons ATGTCCCTTTCAGTGTGCCACCAGCGTGGCTGTGAAGCTGTTCCCGAGACCGATCTCCGAAAGGCTTTTCCAGCACTCCTGATGTCTCGGGAACAAGGGGCTGTTTGTTCCCAGCAGAGAGATGCCAGCTGTGACCTGGAGGAGAGTGAATTGTGCTCCCATCATGGAGTTGTGAAGGAGCTCCTGCATCTCCAAGAGGAACCAGCAGCTGGGGTTCCACACTTGCCTGGGGTGCAAGAAGCCACTTGTCATGAGCAGGGGGATGCCACTTGTGAGTGTGCAGTGAGTGGAGGTGTGGAAAATGAATTCTGCACCAGTGATGGGAGTGTGAGGGAGCCCCTGGGTCCCAAGGGCATGTCAGCACCTGGCAATACCCACAGAAGGATCCTCAGAAGATTCCCGG gcaaGCGGTTCAggtgccgtgccgtgcccgtGTTGGTGCTGGTTGTGCTCGTGTTGCTGGTGCTGGCTTTGGCGGtggccttggctgtgcagtcag CCTCACAGCTTCCAGTCACACCTGTGACTCCGCAGTGCTGTCCCTCTGGCTGGGTTGGGTACAATGGGGTCTGCTACTACTTCTCCAGGGATTCCAGCACCTGGGAGCAGGGTCAGGAACGGTGCTCCGAGCTCGGGGCCTCCCTGGCCATTGTCAAGGATGAGGACCtg ggtttgctctTCCGCCTCCGCGGGAACGTCGATTACTGGCTGGGGCTGCGCAGACGGGGCCAGCGCCTGCACTGGGGGGACGGCAGcaacttcagctcctg GGAAGTGTGA
- the LOC134554980 gene encoding uncharacterized protein LOC134554980 isoform X5, with protein sequence MSLSVCHQRGCEAVPETDLRKAFPALLMSREQGAVCSQQRDASCDLEESELCSHHGVVKELLHLQEEPAAGVPHLPGVQEATCHEQGDATCECAVSGGVENEFCTSDGSVREPLGPKGMSAPGNTHRRILRRFPGKRFRCRAVPVLVLVVLVLLVLALAVALAVQSGIPAPGSRVRNGAPSSGPPWPLSRMRTWVCSSASAGTSITGWGCADGASACTGGTAATSAPGFMSSAIPSVCTWLRMYL encoded by the exons ATGTCCCTTTCAGTGTGCCACCAGCGTGGCTGTGAAGCTGTTCCCGAGACCGATCTCCGAAAGGCTTTTCCAGCACTCCTGATGTCTCGGGAACAAGGGGCTGTTTGTTCCCAGCAGAGAGATGCCAGCTGTGACCTGGAGGAGAGTGAATTGTGCTCCCATCATGGAGTTGTGAAGGAGCTCCTGCATCTCCAAGAGGAACCAGCAGCTGGGGTTCCACACTTGCCTGGGGTGCAAGAAGCCACTTGTCATGAGCAGGGGGATGCCACTTGTGAGTGTGCAGTGAGTGGAGGTGTGGAAAATGAATTCTGCACCAGTGATGGGAGTGTGAGGGAGCCCCTGGGTCCCAAGGGCATGTCAGCACCTGGCAATACCCACAGAAGGATCCTCAGAAGATTCCCGG gcaaGCGGTTCAggtgccgtgccgtgcccgtGTTGGTGCTGGTTGTGCTCGTGTTGCTGGTGCTGGCTTTGGCGGtggccttggctgtgcagtcag GGATTCCAGCACCTGGGAGCAGGGTCAGGAACGGTGCTCCGAGCTCGGGGCCTCCCTGGCCATTGTCAAGGATGAGGACCtg ggtttgctctTCCGCCTCCGCGGGAACGTCGATTACTGGCTGGGGCTGCGCAGACGGGGCCAGCGCCTGCACTGGGGGGACGGCAGcaacttcagctcctg GGTTCATGTCCTCGGCGATTCCGAGTGTGTGTACCTGGCTGAGAATGTATTTGTGA
- the LOC134554987 gene encoding early activation antigen CD69-like isoform X2 has translation MSREQGAVCCQQRDAGCELEESELCSHHGVVKELLHLQEGPAAGVPHLPGVQEATCHEQGDATCECAGTEAVENGLCTSDGSVREPLGAQGTAATGKRFRCRAVPVLVLVVLVLLVLALAVALAVQSAPQLPVTPATPLLVLGPHPVWVGSNGLCYYFSKDSSTWKQGQERCSELGASLAIVKDEDLGLLFRLRGNVDYWLGLRRRGQRLHWGDGSNFSSWVHVLGDSECLYLTDNKFVSQSCSNERPYLCSKAQAPL, from the exons ATGTCTCGGGAGCAAGGGGCTGTTTGTTGCCAGCAGAGAGATGCCGGctgtgagctggaggagagTGAATTGTGCTCCCATCATGGAGTTGTGAAGGAGCTCCTGCATCTCCAGGAGGGACCAGCAGCTGGGGTTCCACACTTGCCTGGAGTGCAAGAAGCCACTTGTCATGAGCAGGGGGATGCCACTTGTGAGTGTGCAGGGACTGAAGCTGTGGAGAATGGATTGTGCACCAGTGATGGGAGTGTGAGGGAGCCCCTGGgtgctcagggcacagcagcaacTG gcaaGCGGTTCAggtgccgtgccgtgcccgtGTTGGTGCTGGTTGTGCTCGTGTTGCTGGTGCTGGCTTTGGCGGtggccttggctgtgcagtcag ccccacagcttcCAGTCACACCTGCGACTCCGCTCTTGGTTCTGGGCCCTCACCCTGTCTGGGTTGGCTCCAATGGGCTCTGCTACTACTTCTCCAAGGATTCCAGCACCTGGAAGCAGGGTCAGGAACGGTGCTCCGAGCTCGGGGCCTCCCTGGCCATTGTCAAGGATGAGGACCtg ggtttgctctTCCGCCTCCGCGGGAACGTCGATTACTGGCTCGGGCTGCGCAGACGGGGCCAGCGCCTGCACTGGGGGGACGGCAGcaacttcagctcctg GGTTCATGTCCTCGGTGATTCCGAGTGTCTGTACCTGACTGACAATAAATTTGTGAGTCAGAGCTGCTCTAATGAGCGGCCGTATCTGTGCAGCAAGGCCCAAGCTCCCCTGTGA
- the LOC134554980 gene encoding uncharacterized protein LOC134554980 isoform X4, translating to MSLSVCHQRGCEAVPETDLRKAFPALLMSREQGAVCSQQRDASCDLEESELCSHHGVVKELLHLQEEPAAGVPHLPGVQEATCHEQGDATCECAVSGGVENEFCTSDGSVREPLGPKGMSAPGNTHRRILRRFPGKRFRCRAVPVLVLVVLVLLVLALAVALAVQSGIPAPGSRVRNGAPSSGPPWPLSRMRTWASSVARIMIWSTVMRQRLRPGKGLRRVQGVGDSRTTLLTEASHTPKMQNKGVQALCHGLTVARC from the exons ATGTCCCTTTCAGTGTGCCACCAGCGTGGCTGTGAAGCTGTTCCCGAGACCGATCTCCGAAAGGCTTTTCCAGCACTCCTGATGTCTCGGGAACAAGGGGCTGTTTGTTCCCAGCAGAGAGATGCCAGCTGTGACCTGGAGGAGAGTGAATTGTGCTCCCATCATGGAGTTGTGAAGGAGCTCCTGCATCTCCAAGAGGAACCAGCAGCTGGGGTTCCACACTTGCCTGGGGTGCAAGAAGCCACTTGTCATGAGCAGGGGGATGCCACTTGTGAGTGTGCAGTGAGTGGAGGTGTGGAAAATGAATTCTGCACCAGTGATGGGAGTGTGAGGGAGCCCCTGGGTCCCAAGGGCATGTCAGCACCTGGCAATACCCACAGAAGGATCCTCAGAAGATTCCCGG gcaaGCGGTTCAggtgccgtgccgtgcccgtGTTGGTGCTGGTTGTGCTCGTGTTGCTGGTGCTGGCTTTGGCGGtggccttggctgtgcagtcag GGATTCCAGCACCTGGGAGCAGGGTCAGGAACGGTGCTCCGAGCTCGGGGCCTCCCTGGCCATTGTCAAGGATGAGGACCtg GGCTAGCTCGGTGGCGAGGATCATGATATGGTCCACGGTGATGAGGCAGCGACTGAGACCTGGCAAAGGATTACGCAGGGTCCAAGGCGTCGGCGATTCCAGAACAACTTTATTAACTGAAGCGAGCCACACACCAAAGATGCAGAACAAAGGCGTGCAAGCCCTTTGTCATGGGTTAACAgtggccagatgttaa
- the LOC134554980 gene encoding early activation antigen CD69-like isoform X2 encodes MSLSVCHQRGCEAVPETDLRKAFPALLMSREQGAVCSQQRDASCDLEESELCSHHGVVKELLHLQEEPAAGVPHLPGVQEATCHEQGDATCECAVSGGVENEFCTSDGSVREPLGPKGMSAPGNTHRRILRRFPGKRFRCRAVPVLVLVVLVLLVLALAVALAVQSASQLPVTPVTPQCCPSGWVGYNGVCYYFSRDSSTWEQGQERCSELGASLAIVKDEDLGLLFRLRGNVDYWLGLRRRGQRLHWGDGSNFSSWVHVLGDSECVYLAENVFVSQSCSNERPYLCSKAQAPL; translated from the exons ATGTCCCTTTCAGTGTGCCACCAGCGTGGCTGTGAAGCTGTTCCCGAGACCGATCTCCGAAAGGCTTTTCCAGCACTCCTGATGTCTCGGGAACAAGGGGCTGTTTGTTCCCAGCAGAGAGATGCCAGCTGTGACCTGGAGGAGAGTGAATTGTGCTCCCATCATGGAGTTGTGAAGGAGCTCCTGCATCTCCAAGAGGAACCAGCAGCTGGGGTTCCACACTTGCCTGGGGTGCAAGAAGCCACTTGTCATGAGCAGGGGGATGCCACTTGTGAGTGTGCAGTGAGTGGAGGTGTGGAAAATGAATTCTGCACCAGTGATGGGAGTGTGAGGGAGCCCCTGGGTCCCAAGGGCATGTCAGCACCTGGCAATACCCACAGAAGGATCCTCAGAAGATTCCCGG gcaaGCGGTTCAggtgccgtgccgtgcccgtGTTGGTGCTGGTTGTGCTCGTGTTGCTGGTGCTGGCTTTGGCGGtggccttggctgtgcagtcag CCTCACAGCTTCCAGTCACACCTGTGACTCCGCAGTGCTGTCCCTCTGGCTGGGTTGGGTACAATGGGGTCTGCTACTACTTCTCCAGGGATTCCAGCACCTGGGAGCAGGGTCAGGAACGGTGCTCCGAGCTCGGGGCCTCCCTGGCCATTGTCAAGGATGAGGACCtg ggtttgctctTCCGCCTCCGCGGGAACGTCGATTACTGGCTGGGGCTGCGCAGACGGGGCCAGCGCCTGCACTGGGGGGACGGCAGcaacttcagctcctg GGTTCATGTCCTCGGCGATTCCGAGTGTGTGTACCTGGCTGAGAATGTATTTGTGAGTCAGAGCTGCTCCAATGAGCGGCCGTATCTGTGCAGCAAGGCCCAAGCTCCCCTGTGA